A single Lathamus discolor isolate bLatDis1 chromosome 16, bLatDis1.hap1, whole genome shotgun sequence DNA region contains:
- the CCDC30 gene encoding coiled-coil domain-containing protein 30 isoform X3: protein MEHSSRVDRRILALRARAQALDLERKAFIHLTQGTKDEGRSEGDRVPSKAGSDQEDGYQDSEALHRRCWEVIENSIDSQLLPKLQKLEQEHKALVECSEELGSTPGETQIQSKREKEHVESEVEGLQQQVICLEAELLQVQKNKAERNGDEQALSGAQEMQEMLKSCQETIEKLGSQLGERRERRKQLASELELLREDLKAEKKVLGSQVSELLQEREQIENLEQTHEDLCTDEKRPEDQIKNSRGEQELLCPELPDSNKKREELEKQLKESNEDKRLILEELAQLNQGVLATQEQGESVLGETLRMNQGLAQGGKRFPVSQSSAGSSDGSIKQALTHESFQQQEEKLQQLRQDLRRVQNLCSSAERELRYEREKNADFQKQYLLLQQECTKVKAELKQARAKLLDTTETCSALTAQWEKSQQKVKELEQELLKCSQADKLQGRLQEKLAQEKSKVCEAQKKISKLQQKLKDSQHQLLLAEAHVSDKKLLEEELKEARENEARVQQELHEEQLKRKLPEQQVEMLQQQLRHSRETEASLAKMHVELQAKTLHVLDSERKTDSSEHLQCQKENQKLSEQLALLKEENKALYEEGVRILSQKDLCVRKYNETQLRHKAKIRRAKETFIHEVKQRDSRIKQLENELSESKLQVEKGKMLVAQITAENEKFLQERRRLLQKITDQEETLWSNRSMIATLQSRVKILDEELMRLHEGKLQLSGHVPTSQRAPGSIHTSNTEDSKSITSSERRLQSKVLPSPHPSFPPREPLDSLSIPKATQHPKPEGEAESQDSAFCLSPCHPSELGYLNVASPGDTTACQRQEERQGSSSGNL from the exons atggagcacagcagcagagtgGACAGGAGGATCCTGGCACTGAGAGCACGAGCCCAGGCACTCGACTTGGAAAGGAAAGCGTTCATCCATCTG ACACAGGGCACAAaggatgaagggaggagtgaaggAGACCGTGTTCCAAGCAAAGCTGGCTCGGATCAAGAAGACGGGTATCAGGATAGTGAAGCACTTCATAGAAG GTGCTGGGAGGTGATTGAGAACAGCATTGATTCACAGCTCCTTCCCAAGCTGCaaaagctggagcaggagcacaAGGCTTTGGTTGAGTGCAGTGAAGAACTGGGATCGACTCCGGGAGAGACACAGATCCAAAGCAAGCGGGAGAAGGAACACGTTGAGAGTGAGGTGGAGGGACTTCAACAGCAA GTTATATGTTTAGAAGCAGAGTTACTTCAAGTGCAGAAGAACAAAGCTGAGAGGAATGGGGATGAGCAGGCGTTGTCTGGAGCACAAGAGATGCAAGAG ATGTTGAAAAGCTGTCAGGAAACAATAGAAAAGCTGGGGAGTCAGCTGGGAGAGcggagagaaaggaggaagcagCTTGCATCTGAACTGGAACTCTTACGAGAAGATCTGAAGGCTGAGAAGAAGGTGCTGGGCAGCCAG GTCTCTGAACTCCTACAAGAAAGAGAACAGATTGAAAACCTCGAGCAGACACATGAAGATCTATGTACAGATGAAAAGAGACCTGAAGACCAGATCAAGAACTCGAGGGGTGAACAAGAACTGCTCTG TCCTGAGTTACCAGACAGCAACAAGAAGAGGGAGGAGctagaaaagcagctgaaagagaGCAATGAAGACAAGCGGTTGATACTGGAAGAACTCGCCCAGCTAAACCAAGGTGTTCTGGCTACCCAGGAGCAGGGCGAGAGTGTGCTTGGAGAGACTTTGAGGATGAATCAAGGCTTGGCACAGGGAGGGAAGAGGTTTCCCGTGTCGCAGAGCTCTGCGGGCAGTTCAGATGGGAGCATTAAACAG gctcTGACCCATGAGagcttccagcagcaggaggagaagctgcagcagctccggcAGGACCTGCGCCGGGTTCAGAACTTGTGCAGCTCAGCCGAGAGGGAGCTGAGGTACGAGAGGGAGAAGAACGCTGACTTCCAGAAGCAATACCTCTTGCTCCAACAGGAATGCACCAAG GTCAAAGCCGAGCTGAAGCAAGCCCGGGCAAAACTCTTGGACACAACAGAAACATGCTCCGCTCTCACCGCACAGTGGGAAAAAAGCCAGCAAAAGGTCAAAGAACTCGAACAAGAGCTCTTGAAGTGCTCCCAGGCTGATAAACTGCAGGGCAGGCTGCAAGAGAAGCTTGCACAGGAGAAATCCAAAGTGTGTGAAGCACAAAAGAAG ATCTCAAAACTCCAGCAAAAGCTGAAGGattcccagcaccagctcctgctggcagAGGCCCACGTTTCAGACAAGAAACTCCTGGAGGAGGAACTGAAGGAGGCCCGAGAAAATGAAGCTCGTGTGCAGCAAGAACtccatgaggagcagctgaaaag GAagctcccagagcagcaggtggagatgctgcagcagcagctccggcATTCCCGGGAGACGGAGGCATCGCTGGCCAAGATGCACGTGGAGCTGCAGGCCAAGACTCTGCATGTCCTGGACAGTGAGAGGAAAACTGACTCGAGCGAG CACCTCCAGTGCCAGAAGGAGAACCAGAAGCTTTCAGAGCAGCTCGCTCtgctgaaggaggaaaacaaagcccTTTACGAGGAAGGAGTCCGGATCCTGAGCCAGAAGGATCTGTGTGTCAG GAAATACAACGAAACACAGCTCCGCCACAAAGCCAAGATCCGCAGGGCCAAGGAGACCTTTATCCACGAGGTGAAACAAAGGGACAGCAGGATCAAGCAGCTTGAAAATGAGCTCAGCGAGTCAAAGCTCCAAGTGGAAAAG gggAAGATGCTGGTTGCTCAGATCACTGCTGAGAACGAGAAATTCCTCCAGGAAAGACGACGGCTCCTGCAGAAGATCACTGACCAAGAGGAGACCCTGTGGAGCAACCGCTCCATGATTGCCACCCTGCAGAGCAG AGTGAAGATCCTGGATGAGGAGCTCATGCGGCTGCACGAGGGCAAGCTCCAGCTCTCTGGCCACGTGCCCACCTCACAGCGCGCGCCAGGGAGCATCCACACTTCCAACACGGAG GACTCGAAGAGCATCACCTCCTCTGAACGCCGTCTACAGAGCAAGGTGTTGCCATCTCCTCATCCCAG CTTCCCACCGCGAGAACCACTGGACTCGCTGAGCATCCCGAAGGCCACACAACACCCAAAGCCTGAAGGAGAAGCCGAAAGCCAAGACTCAGCCTTTTGCTTATCCCCCTGTCACCCTTCTGAGCTCGGGTACTTAAATGTAGCTTCACCTGGAGACACCACAGCCTGCCAGCggcaggaggagaggcaggggagcagctctgggaaCTTATAA
- the PPCS gene encoding phosphopantothenate--cysteine ligase, protein MAEAEARSRSRSRCGSAAEARVRAWAAGHAARGRRVALVTSGGTRVALEARPVRFLENFSSGRRGAGSAERLVAAGYAVCFLHRARSAFPWARSLPQHGPALLDAFRLSPGATSAVAADSAALLPALRCYHRAREQGLLLPVEFTELEEYLELLRAAARALAPLGASVMFYLAAAVSDFYIPASELPEHKIQSSEGPLQITLKMVPKMLSPLVKEWAPEAFVISFKLETDPLILIDKSRQALEKYHHQVVVANILESRRTTVIIVTKDSQTPLSLSEEEIAQGVEIEEKIVNYLQGQHTLFIEKKV, encoded by the exons ATGGCGGAGGCGGAGGCGCGGTCCCGCTCCCGGTCCCGGTGCGGGAGCGCGGCCGAGGCGCGGGTGCGCGCTTGGGCGGCGGGGCACGCGGCGCGCGGGCGGCGCGTGGCGCTGGTGACGTCGGGCGGGACGCGCGTGGCGCTGGAGGCGCGCCCGGTGCGGTTCCTGGAGAACTTCAGCAgcgggcggcggggggcgggcTCCGCCGAGCGCCTCGTGGCGGCCGGGTACGCGGTGTGCTTCCTGCACCGCGCCCGCTCCGCCTTCCCCTGGGCCCGCAGCCTCCCGCAGCACGGCCCCGCGCTGCTCGATGCCTTCCGCCTCAGCCCCGGAGCCACCTCGGCCGTGGCCGCTGACTCGGCCGCGCTGCTGCCGGCGCTGCGCTGTTATCACCGCGCCcgggagcaggggctgctgctgcccgtGGAGTTCACCGAGCTCGAGGAGTacctggagctgctgcgggCCGCGGCTCGCGCGCTGGCGCCGCTCG GCGCCAGTGTCATGTTCTACCTGGCAGCCGCTGTGTCGGATTTCTACATCCCCGCCTCGGAGCTGCCCGAGCACAAGATCCAGTCCTCGGAGGGACCCCTTCAG ATTACACTGAAGATGGTGCCAAAAATGCTGTCTCCTCTCGTCAAAGAATGGGCCCCAGAGGCGTTTGTTATCTCCTTTAAACTGGAGACGGATCCCTTGATCTTAATCGATAAATCACGGCAGGCTCTGGAGAAGTACCATCACCAGGTGGTGGTAGCCAATATCCTGGAGTCCCGGAGAACCACCGTCATTATCGTCACCAAAGACTCACAGACTCCGCTCTCTCTTTCCGAGGAGGAAATAGCTCAAGGCGTGGAAATAGAGGAGAAGATAGTGAACTATCTGCAGGGCCAGCACACCCTCTTTATAGAGAAGAAGGTCTGA
- the CCDC30 gene encoding coiled-coil domain-containing protein 30 isoform X4, which translates to MQEMLKSCQETIEKLGSQLGERRERRKQLASELELLREDLKAEKKVLGSQVSELLQEREQIENLEQTHEDLCTDEKRPEDQIKNSRGEQELLCPELPDSNKKREELEKQLKESNEDKRLILEELAQLNQGVLATQEQGESVLGETLRMNQGLAQGGKRFPVSQSSAGSSDGSIKQALTHESFQQQEEKLQQLRQDLRRVQNLCSSAERELRYEREKNADFQKQYLLLQQECTKVKAELKQARAKLLDTTETCSALTAQWEKSQQKVKELEQELLKCSQADKLQGRLQEKLAQEKSKVCEAQKKISKLQQKLKDSQHQLLLAEAHVSDKKLLEEELKEARENEARVQQELHEEQLKRKLPEQQVEMLQQQLRHSRETEASLAKMHVELQAKTLHVLDSERKTDSSEHLQCQKENQKLSEQLALLKEENKALYEEGVRILSQKDLCVRKYNETQLRHKAKIRRAKETFIHEVKQRDSRIKQLENELSESKLQVEKGKMLVAQITAENEKFLQERRRLLQKITDQEETLWSNRSMIATLQSRVKILDEELMRLHEGKLQLSGHVPTSQRAPGSIHTSNTEDSKSITSSERRLQSKVLPSPHPSFPPREPLDSLSIPKATQHPKPEGEAESQDSAFCLSPCHPSELGYLNVASPGDTTACQRQEERQGSSSGNL; encoded by the exons ATGCAAGAG ATGTTGAAAAGCTGTCAGGAAACAATAGAAAAGCTGGGGAGTCAGCTGGGAGAGcggagagaaaggaggaagcagCTTGCATCTGAACTGGAACTCTTACGAGAAGATCTGAAGGCTGAGAAGAAGGTGCTGGGCAGCCAG GTCTCTGAACTCCTACAAGAAAGAGAACAGATTGAAAACCTCGAGCAGACACATGAAGATCTATGTACAGATGAAAAGAGACCTGAAGACCAGATCAAGAACTCGAGGGGTGAACAAGAACTGCTCTG TCCTGAGTTACCAGACAGCAACAAGAAGAGGGAGGAGctagaaaagcagctgaaagagaGCAATGAAGACAAGCGGTTGATACTGGAAGAACTCGCCCAGCTAAACCAAGGTGTTCTGGCTACCCAGGAGCAGGGCGAGAGTGTGCTTGGAGAGACTTTGAGGATGAATCAAGGCTTGGCACAGGGAGGGAAGAGGTTTCCCGTGTCGCAGAGCTCTGCGGGCAGTTCAGATGGGAGCATTAAACAG gctcTGACCCATGAGagcttccagcagcaggaggagaagctgcagcagctccggcAGGACCTGCGCCGGGTTCAGAACTTGTGCAGCTCAGCCGAGAGGGAGCTGAGGTACGAGAGGGAGAAGAACGCTGACTTCCAGAAGCAATACCTCTTGCTCCAACAGGAATGCACCAAG GTCAAAGCCGAGCTGAAGCAAGCCCGGGCAAAACTCTTGGACACAACAGAAACATGCTCCGCTCTCACCGCACAGTGGGAAAAAAGCCAGCAAAAGGTCAAAGAACTCGAACAAGAGCTCTTGAAGTGCTCCCAGGCTGATAAACTGCAGGGCAGGCTGCAAGAGAAGCTTGCACAGGAGAAATCCAAAGTGTGTGAAGCACAAAAGAAG ATCTCAAAACTCCAGCAAAAGCTGAAGGattcccagcaccagctcctgctggcagAGGCCCACGTTTCAGACAAGAAACTCCTGGAGGAGGAACTGAAGGAGGCCCGAGAAAATGAAGCTCGTGTGCAGCAAGAACtccatgaggagcagctgaaaag GAagctcccagagcagcaggtggagatgctgcagcagcagctccggcATTCCCGGGAGACGGAGGCATCGCTGGCCAAGATGCACGTGGAGCTGCAGGCCAAGACTCTGCATGTCCTGGACAGTGAGAGGAAAACTGACTCGAGCGAG CACCTCCAGTGCCAGAAGGAGAACCAGAAGCTTTCAGAGCAGCTCGCTCtgctgaaggaggaaaacaaagcccTTTACGAGGAAGGAGTCCGGATCCTGAGCCAGAAGGATCTGTGTGTCAG GAAATACAACGAAACACAGCTCCGCCACAAAGCCAAGATCCGCAGGGCCAAGGAGACCTTTATCCACGAGGTGAAACAAAGGGACAGCAGGATCAAGCAGCTTGAAAATGAGCTCAGCGAGTCAAAGCTCCAAGTGGAAAAG gggAAGATGCTGGTTGCTCAGATCACTGCTGAGAACGAGAAATTCCTCCAGGAAAGACGACGGCTCCTGCAGAAGATCACTGACCAAGAGGAGACCCTGTGGAGCAACCGCTCCATGATTGCCACCCTGCAGAGCAG AGTGAAGATCCTGGATGAGGAGCTCATGCGGCTGCACGAGGGCAAGCTCCAGCTCTCTGGCCACGTGCCCACCTCACAGCGCGCGCCAGGGAGCATCCACACTTCCAACACGGAG GACTCGAAGAGCATCACCTCCTCTGAACGCCGTCTACAGAGCAAGGTGTTGCCATCTCCTCATCCCAG CTTCCCACCGCGAGAACCACTGGACTCGCTGAGCATCCCGAAGGCCACACAACACCCAAAGCCTGAAGGAGAAGCCGAAAGCCAAGACTCAGCCTTTTGCTTATCCCCCTGTCACCCTTCTGAGCTCGGGTACTTAAATGTAGCTTCACCTGGAGACACCACAGCCTGCCAGCggcaggaggagaggcaggggagcagctctgggaaCTTATAA
- the CCDC30 gene encoding coiled-coil domain-containing protein 30 isoform X2 encodes MEHSSRVDRRILALRARAQALDLERKAFIHLVEQLKEELSEYQKSGKQGLPAPAEAEGVAVPSLQGTKDEGRSEGDRVPSKAGSDQEDGYQDSEALHRRCWEVIENSIDSQLLPKLQKLEQEHKALVECSEELGSTPGETQIQSKREKEHVESEVEGLQQQVICLEAELLQVQKNKAERNGDEQALSGAQEMQEMLKSCQETIEKLGSQLGERRERRKQLASELELLREDLKAEKKVLGSQVSELLQEREQIENLEQTHEDLCTDEKRPEDQIKNSRGEQELLCPELPDSNKKREELEKQLKESNEDKRLILEELAQLNQGVLATQEQGESVLGETLRMNQGLAQGGKRFPVSQSSAGSSDGSIKQALTHESFQQQEEKLQQLRQDLRRVQNLCSSAERELRYEREKNADFQKQYLLLQQECTKVKAELKQARAKLLDTTETCSALTAQWEKSQQKVKELEQELLKCSQADKLQGRLQEKLAQEKSKVCEAQKKISKLQQKLKDSQHQLLLAEAHVSDKKLLEEELKEARENEARVQQELHEEQLKRKLPEQQVEMLQQQLRHSRETEASLAKMHVELQAKTLHVLDSERKTDSSEHLQCQKENQKLSEQLALLKEENKALYEEGVRILSQKDLCVRKYNETQLRHKAKIRRAKETFIHEVKQRDSRIKQLENELSESKLQVEKGKMLVAQITAENEKFLQERRRLLQKITDQEETLWSNRSMIATLQSRVKILDEELMRLHEGKLQLSGHVPTSQRAPGSIHTSNTEDSKSITSSERRLQSKVLPSPHPSFPPREPLDSLSIPKATQHPKPEGEAESQDSAFCLSPCHPSELGYLNVASPGDTTACQRQEERQGSSSGNL; translated from the exons atggagcacagcagcagagtgGACAGGAGGATCCTGGCACTGAGAGCACGAGCCCAGGCACTCGACTTGGAAAGGAAAGCGTTCATCCATCTG GTGGAACAGCTCAAAGAGGAGCTCTCCGAGTACCAGAAGAGTGGGAAGCAAGGACTGCCTGCGCCAGCCGAGGCTGAGGGAGTCGCTGTGCCCTCACTGCAG GGCACAAaggatgaagggaggagtgaaggAGACCGTGTTCCAAGCAAAGCTGGCTCGGATCAAGAAGACGGGTATCAGGATAGTGAAGCACTTCATAGAAG GTGCTGGGAGGTGATTGAGAACAGCATTGATTCACAGCTCCTTCCCAAGCTGCaaaagctggagcaggagcacaAGGCTTTGGTTGAGTGCAGTGAAGAACTGGGATCGACTCCGGGAGAGACACAGATCCAAAGCAAGCGGGAGAAGGAACACGTTGAGAGTGAGGTGGAGGGACTTCAACAGCAA GTTATATGTTTAGAAGCAGAGTTACTTCAAGTGCAGAAGAACAAAGCTGAGAGGAATGGGGATGAGCAGGCGTTGTCTGGAGCACAAGAGATGCAAGAG ATGTTGAAAAGCTGTCAGGAAACAATAGAAAAGCTGGGGAGTCAGCTGGGAGAGcggagagaaaggaggaagcagCTTGCATCTGAACTGGAACTCTTACGAGAAGATCTGAAGGCTGAGAAGAAGGTGCTGGGCAGCCAG GTCTCTGAACTCCTACAAGAAAGAGAACAGATTGAAAACCTCGAGCAGACACATGAAGATCTATGTACAGATGAAAAGAGACCTGAAGACCAGATCAAGAACTCGAGGGGTGAACAAGAACTGCTCTG TCCTGAGTTACCAGACAGCAACAAGAAGAGGGAGGAGctagaaaagcagctgaaagagaGCAATGAAGACAAGCGGTTGATACTGGAAGAACTCGCCCAGCTAAACCAAGGTGTTCTGGCTACCCAGGAGCAGGGCGAGAGTGTGCTTGGAGAGACTTTGAGGATGAATCAAGGCTTGGCACAGGGAGGGAAGAGGTTTCCCGTGTCGCAGAGCTCTGCGGGCAGTTCAGATGGGAGCATTAAACAG gctcTGACCCATGAGagcttccagcagcaggaggagaagctgcagcagctccggcAGGACCTGCGCCGGGTTCAGAACTTGTGCAGCTCAGCCGAGAGGGAGCTGAGGTACGAGAGGGAGAAGAACGCTGACTTCCAGAAGCAATACCTCTTGCTCCAACAGGAATGCACCAAG GTCAAAGCCGAGCTGAAGCAAGCCCGGGCAAAACTCTTGGACACAACAGAAACATGCTCCGCTCTCACCGCACAGTGGGAAAAAAGCCAGCAAAAGGTCAAAGAACTCGAACAAGAGCTCTTGAAGTGCTCCCAGGCTGATAAACTGCAGGGCAGGCTGCAAGAGAAGCTTGCACAGGAGAAATCCAAAGTGTGTGAAGCACAAAAGAAG ATCTCAAAACTCCAGCAAAAGCTGAAGGattcccagcaccagctcctgctggcagAGGCCCACGTTTCAGACAAGAAACTCCTGGAGGAGGAACTGAAGGAGGCCCGAGAAAATGAAGCTCGTGTGCAGCAAGAACtccatgaggagcagctgaaaag GAagctcccagagcagcaggtggagatgctgcagcagcagctccggcATTCCCGGGAGACGGAGGCATCGCTGGCCAAGATGCACGTGGAGCTGCAGGCCAAGACTCTGCATGTCCTGGACAGTGAGAGGAAAACTGACTCGAGCGAG CACCTCCAGTGCCAGAAGGAGAACCAGAAGCTTTCAGAGCAGCTCGCTCtgctgaaggaggaaaacaaagcccTTTACGAGGAAGGAGTCCGGATCCTGAGCCAGAAGGATCTGTGTGTCAG GAAATACAACGAAACACAGCTCCGCCACAAAGCCAAGATCCGCAGGGCCAAGGAGACCTTTATCCACGAGGTGAAACAAAGGGACAGCAGGATCAAGCAGCTTGAAAATGAGCTCAGCGAGTCAAAGCTCCAAGTGGAAAAG gggAAGATGCTGGTTGCTCAGATCACTGCTGAGAACGAGAAATTCCTCCAGGAAAGACGACGGCTCCTGCAGAAGATCACTGACCAAGAGGAGACCCTGTGGAGCAACCGCTCCATGATTGCCACCCTGCAGAGCAG AGTGAAGATCCTGGATGAGGAGCTCATGCGGCTGCACGAGGGCAAGCTCCAGCTCTCTGGCCACGTGCCCACCTCACAGCGCGCGCCAGGGAGCATCCACACTTCCAACACGGAG GACTCGAAGAGCATCACCTCCTCTGAACGCCGTCTACAGAGCAAGGTGTTGCCATCTCCTCATCCCAG CTTCCCACCGCGAGAACCACTGGACTCGCTGAGCATCCCGAAGGCCACACAACACCCAAAGCCTGAAGGAGAAGCCGAAAGCCAAGACTCAGCCTTTTGCTTATCCCCCTGTCACCCTTCTGAGCTCGGGTACTTAAATGTAGCTTCACCTGGAGACACCACAGCCTGCCAGCggcaggaggagaggcaggggagcagctctgggaaCTTATAA
- the CCDC30 gene encoding coiled-coil domain-containing protein 30 isoform X1: protein MEHSSRVDRRILALRARAQALDLERKAFIHLVEQLKEELSEYQKSGKQGLPAPAEAEGVAVPSLQTQGTKDEGRSEGDRVPSKAGSDQEDGYQDSEALHRRCWEVIENSIDSQLLPKLQKLEQEHKALVECSEELGSTPGETQIQSKREKEHVESEVEGLQQQVICLEAELLQVQKNKAERNGDEQALSGAQEMQEMLKSCQETIEKLGSQLGERRERRKQLASELELLREDLKAEKKVLGSQVSELLQEREQIENLEQTHEDLCTDEKRPEDQIKNSRGEQELLCPELPDSNKKREELEKQLKESNEDKRLILEELAQLNQGVLATQEQGESVLGETLRMNQGLAQGGKRFPVSQSSAGSSDGSIKQALTHESFQQQEEKLQQLRQDLRRVQNLCSSAERELRYEREKNADFQKQYLLLQQECTKVKAELKQARAKLLDTTETCSALTAQWEKSQQKVKELEQELLKCSQADKLQGRLQEKLAQEKSKVCEAQKKISKLQQKLKDSQHQLLLAEAHVSDKKLLEEELKEARENEARVQQELHEEQLKRKLPEQQVEMLQQQLRHSRETEASLAKMHVELQAKTLHVLDSERKTDSSEHLQCQKENQKLSEQLALLKEENKALYEEGVRILSQKDLCVRKYNETQLRHKAKIRRAKETFIHEVKQRDSRIKQLENELSESKLQVEKGKMLVAQITAENEKFLQERRRLLQKITDQEETLWSNRSMIATLQSRVKILDEELMRLHEGKLQLSGHVPTSQRAPGSIHTSNTEDSKSITSSERRLQSKVLPSPHPSFPPREPLDSLSIPKATQHPKPEGEAESQDSAFCLSPCHPSELGYLNVASPGDTTACQRQEERQGSSSGNL, encoded by the exons atggagcacagcagcagagtgGACAGGAGGATCCTGGCACTGAGAGCACGAGCCCAGGCACTCGACTTGGAAAGGAAAGCGTTCATCCATCTG GTGGAACAGCTCAAAGAGGAGCTCTCCGAGTACCAGAAGAGTGGGAAGCAAGGACTGCCTGCGCCAGCCGAGGCTGAGGGAGTCGCTGTGCCCTCACTGCAG ACACAGGGCACAAaggatgaagggaggagtgaaggAGACCGTGTTCCAAGCAAAGCTGGCTCGGATCAAGAAGACGGGTATCAGGATAGTGAAGCACTTCATAGAAG GTGCTGGGAGGTGATTGAGAACAGCATTGATTCACAGCTCCTTCCCAAGCTGCaaaagctggagcaggagcacaAGGCTTTGGTTGAGTGCAGTGAAGAACTGGGATCGACTCCGGGAGAGACACAGATCCAAAGCAAGCGGGAGAAGGAACACGTTGAGAGTGAGGTGGAGGGACTTCAACAGCAA GTTATATGTTTAGAAGCAGAGTTACTTCAAGTGCAGAAGAACAAAGCTGAGAGGAATGGGGATGAGCAGGCGTTGTCTGGAGCACAAGAGATGCAAGAG ATGTTGAAAAGCTGTCAGGAAACAATAGAAAAGCTGGGGAGTCAGCTGGGAGAGcggagagaaaggaggaagcagCTTGCATCTGAACTGGAACTCTTACGAGAAGATCTGAAGGCTGAGAAGAAGGTGCTGGGCAGCCAG GTCTCTGAACTCCTACAAGAAAGAGAACAGATTGAAAACCTCGAGCAGACACATGAAGATCTATGTACAGATGAAAAGAGACCTGAAGACCAGATCAAGAACTCGAGGGGTGAACAAGAACTGCTCTG TCCTGAGTTACCAGACAGCAACAAGAAGAGGGAGGAGctagaaaagcagctgaaagagaGCAATGAAGACAAGCGGTTGATACTGGAAGAACTCGCCCAGCTAAACCAAGGTGTTCTGGCTACCCAGGAGCAGGGCGAGAGTGTGCTTGGAGAGACTTTGAGGATGAATCAAGGCTTGGCACAGGGAGGGAAGAGGTTTCCCGTGTCGCAGAGCTCTGCGGGCAGTTCAGATGGGAGCATTAAACAG gctcTGACCCATGAGagcttccagcagcaggaggagaagctgcagcagctccggcAGGACCTGCGCCGGGTTCAGAACTTGTGCAGCTCAGCCGAGAGGGAGCTGAGGTACGAGAGGGAGAAGAACGCTGACTTCCAGAAGCAATACCTCTTGCTCCAACAGGAATGCACCAAG GTCAAAGCCGAGCTGAAGCAAGCCCGGGCAAAACTCTTGGACACAACAGAAACATGCTCCGCTCTCACCGCACAGTGGGAAAAAAGCCAGCAAAAGGTCAAAGAACTCGAACAAGAGCTCTTGAAGTGCTCCCAGGCTGATAAACTGCAGGGCAGGCTGCAAGAGAAGCTTGCACAGGAGAAATCCAAAGTGTGTGAAGCACAAAAGAAG ATCTCAAAACTCCAGCAAAAGCTGAAGGattcccagcaccagctcctgctggcagAGGCCCACGTTTCAGACAAGAAACTCCTGGAGGAGGAACTGAAGGAGGCCCGAGAAAATGAAGCTCGTGTGCAGCAAGAACtccatgaggagcagctgaaaag GAagctcccagagcagcaggtggagatgctgcagcagcagctccggcATTCCCGGGAGACGGAGGCATCGCTGGCCAAGATGCACGTGGAGCTGCAGGCCAAGACTCTGCATGTCCTGGACAGTGAGAGGAAAACTGACTCGAGCGAG CACCTCCAGTGCCAGAAGGAGAACCAGAAGCTTTCAGAGCAGCTCGCTCtgctgaaggaggaaaacaaagcccTTTACGAGGAAGGAGTCCGGATCCTGAGCCAGAAGGATCTGTGTGTCAG GAAATACAACGAAACACAGCTCCGCCACAAAGCCAAGATCCGCAGGGCCAAGGAGACCTTTATCCACGAGGTGAAACAAAGGGACAGCAGGATCAAGCAGCTTGAAAATGAGCTCAGCGAGTCAAAGCTCCAAGTGGAAAAG gggAAGATGCTGGTTGCTCAGATCACTGCTGAGAACGAGAAATTCCTCCAGGAAAGACGACGGCTCCTGCAGAAGATCACTGACCAAGAGGAGACCCTGTGGAGCAACCGCTCCATGATTGCCACCCTGCAGAGCAG AGTGAAGATCCTGGATGAGGAGCTCATGCGGCTGCACGAGGGCAAGCTCCAGCTCTCTGGCCACGTGCCCACCTCACAGCGCGCGCCAGGGAGCATCCACACTTCCAACACGGAG GACTCGAAGAGCATCACCTCCTCTGAACGCCGTCTACAGAGCAAGGTGTTGCCATCTCCTCATCCCAG CTTCCCACCGCGAGAACCACTGGACTCGCTGAGCATCCCGAAGGCCACACAACACCCAAAGCCTGAAGGAGAAGCCGAAAGCCAAGACTCAGCCTTTTGCTTATCCCCCTGTCACCCTTCTGAGCTCGGGTACTTAAATGTAGCTTCACCTGGAGACACCACAGCCTGCCAGCggcaggaggagaggcaggggagcagctctgggaaCTTATAA